One part of the Nymphaea colorata isolate Beijing-Zhang1983 chromosome 8, ASM883128v2, whole genome shotgun sequence genome encodes these proteins:
- the LOC116259680 gene encoding U3 snoRNP-associated protein-like YAO isoform X2, with amino-acid sequence MVRKEGSMKVRKRSQSSIVNRKQRNPRSRSSFDDDRFFNKRNKRTIAEDEEIRESDYDDDDEFDGKEKREGEEGAQELEPEDVETADEKRVRVAKAYLEKIRAITRHEEEDGYVDEDEDEAKAEEARKGMRDSLVADFLQQEQLEESGRVRRQLALRVQKPVEGFRLLVKHRKAVTAVSLSDDDLKGFSASKDGTIFQWDVESGKTEKYSWPSWDILSSHGARKPESPSIKWSNHVLALAVSSDGRYLATGGLDRHVHLWDVRTREHIQAFPGHRRPVSCLIFRQGTSQLFSGSFDRSIKIWSAEDRSYLGTSHGHEGEILAIDCLRKERTLTVGRDRTMRLSKIPEETHLIFRSSTASLESCCFISNDEFLSGSDDGSIELWSLLKKKPIFVVRHAHSMLAPNTNLNGVCDERKMVNGHSEALESPTTSFLAVGLSMVPHSLVYDLVTYS; translated from the exons ATGGTCAGAAAGGAGGGCTCCATGAAAGTGAGGAAGAGGAGCCAGTCTTCCATTGTGAATAGGAAGCAGAGAAACCCTAGGAGCAGGTCTTCATTTGATGATGACCGCTTCTTCAACAAGAGAAACAAGCGGACAATTGCAGAAGATGAAGAGATCAGGGAAAGCgattatgatgatgatgatgagtttgacggaaaagagaaaagggaaggAGAGGAGGGGGCGCAGGAATTGGAGCCCGAAGATGTTGAGACGGCAGATGAGAAGCGCGTTCGCGTGGCGAAGGCATACCTGGAGAAGATAAGGGCAATCACAAGGCATGAGGAGGAGGATGGCTATGTggatgaggatgaagatgaggcGAAGGCAGAGGAGGCGCGGAAGGGGATGAGAGACTCACTTGTTGCGGATTTTCTACAACAAGAACAGCTAGAAGAGAGTGGGCGGGTGCGGCGGCAGCTCGCTCTGag GGTGCAAAAACCAGTGGAGGGTTTCCGTTTGTTAGTCAAACATCGAAAAGCTGTGACTGCTGTTTCATTATCTGATGATGATCTCAAAGGATTTTCTGCATCCAAAGATGGAACAATCTTTCAATGGGATGTTGAAAGTGGCAAAACTGAGAAGTACTCGTGGCCCAGTTGGGACATTCTTAGCTCGCATGGTGCTAGAAAGCCAGAAAGTCCTTCGATAAAGTGGAGCAATCATGTTTTAGCGTTGGCTGTTAGTTCTGATGGCCGCTATTTGGCTACAGGGGGCCTAGATCGACATGTGCATTTATGGGATGTTCGCACGCGGGAGCACATTCAG GCATTTCCTGGTCATAGAAGACCTGTGTCTTGTTTGATCTTTAGGCAGGGAACGTCACAACTTTTTTCTGGATCATTTGATCGCTCTATCAAGATATGGAGTGCTGAAGATCGAAGTTACCTTGGGACATCTCATGGCCATGAGGGTGAAATATTAGCGATTGATTGTCTAAGAAAGGAGCGGACATTGACTGTTGGTCGTGATCGAACAATGCGATTGTCAAAG ATCCCCGAGGAAACACATCTAATTTTCCGCTCCTCAACTGCATCCCTGGAGAGTTGTTGTTTCATCAGTAATGATGAGTTCTTATCTGGCTCAGATGATGGAAGCATAGAGCTATGGAGCTTATTGAAGAAGAAGCCCATTTTTGTTGTAAGACATGCACATTCAATGCTAGCCCCCAATACCAACTTAAATGGAGTCTGTGATGAGAGAAAAATGGTTAATGGTCACTCAG AGGCTTTGGAGTCCCCTACAACTtcatttctagccgttgggctCTCAATGGTTCCTCACTCACTTGTATATGACCTTGTAACATATTCTTAG
- the LOC116259680 gene encoding U3 snoRNP-associated protein-like EMB2271 isoform X1 — protein MVRKEGSMKVRKRSQSSIVNRKQRNPRSRSSFDDDRFFNKRNKRTIAEDEEIRESDYDDDDEFDGKEKREGEEGAQELEPEDVETADEKRVRVAKAYLEKIRAITRHEEEDGYVDEDEDEAKAEEARKGMRDSLVADFLQQEQLEESGRVRRQLALRVQKPVEGFRLLVKHRKAVTAVSLSDDDLKGFSASKDGTIFQWDVESGKTEKYSWPSWDILSSHGARKPESPSIKWSNHVLALAVSSDGRYLATGGLDRHVHLWDVRTREHIQAFPGHRRPVSCLIFRQGTSQLFSGSFDRSIKIWSAEDRSYLGTSHGHEGEILAIDCLRKERTLTVGRDRTMRLSKIPEETHLIFRSSTASLESCCFISNDEFLSGSDDGSIELWSLLKKKPIFVVRHAHSMLAPNTNLNGVCDERKMVNGHSDYEHSEAGFLKPSTQSWVGAVAVCRGSDLAASGAGNGLVRLWAVGDEQRIISPIHDVPLNGFVNSLAFAKSGRFLVAGVGQEPRLGRWDRISDAQNGVVLQPIKLMV, from the exons ATGGTCAGAAAGGAGGGCTCCATGAAAGTGAGGAAGAGGAGCCAGTCTTCCATTGTGAATAGGAAGCAGAGAAACCCTAGGAGCAGGTCTTCATTTGATGATGACCGCTTCTTCAACAAGAGAAACAAGCGGACAATTGCAGAAGATGAAGAGATCAGGGAAAGCgattatgatgatgatgatgagtttgacggaaaagagaaaagggaaggAGAGGAGGGGGCGCAGGAATTGGAGCCCGAAGATGTTGAGACGGCAGATGAGAAGCGCGTTCGCGTGGCGAAGGCATACCTGGAGAAGATAAGGGCAATCACAAGGCATGAGGAGGAGGATGGCTATGTggatgaggatgaagatgaggcGAAGGCAGAGGAGGCGCGGAAGGGGATGAGAGACTCACTTGTTGCGGATTTTCTACAACAAGAACAGCTAGAAGAGAGTGGGCGGGTGCGGCGGCAGCTCGCTCTGag GGTGCAAAAACCAGTGGAGGGTTTCCGTTTGTTAGTCAAACATCGAAAAGCTGTGACTGCTGTTTCATTATCTGATGATGATCTCAAAGGATTTTCTGCATCCAAAGATGGAACAATCTTTCAATGGGATGTTGAAAGTGGCAAAACTGAGAAGTACTCGTGGCCCAGTTGGGACATTCTTAGCTCGCATGGTGCTAGAAAGCCAGAAAGTCCTTCGATAAAGTGGAGCAATCATGTTTTAGCGTTGGCTGTTAGTTCTGATGGCCGCTATTTGGCTACAGGGGGCCTAGATCGACATGTGCATTTATGGGATGTTCGCACGCGGGAGCACATTCAG GCATTTCCTGGTCATAGAAGACCTGTGTCTTGTTTGATCTTTAGGCAGGGAACGTCACAACTTTTTTCTGGATCATTTGATCGCTCTATCAAGATATGGAGTGCTGAAGATCGAAGTTACCTTGGGACATCTCATGGCCATGAGGGTGAAATATTAGCGATTGATTGTCTAAGAAAGGAGCGGACATTGACTGTTGGTCGTGATCGAACAATGCGATTGTCAAAG ATCCCCGAGGAAACACATCTAATTTTCCGCTCCTCAACTGCATCCCTGGAGAGTTGTTGTTTCATCAGTAATGATGAGTTCTTATCTGGCTCAGATGATGGAAGCATAGAGCTATGGAGCTTATTGAAGAAGAAGCCCATTTTTGTTGTAAGACATGCACATTCAATGCTAGCCCCCAATACCAACTTAAATGGAGTCTGTGATGAGAGAAAAATGGTTAATGGTCACTCAG ATTACGAACATTCTGAGGCTGGATTTCTAAAACCATCAACTCAGTCATGGGTTGGGGCTGTTGCAGTCTGCAGGGGCAGCGATCTTGCTGCATCTGGAGCTGGAAATGGTCTTGTGCGTTTGTGGGCTGTAGGGGATGAACAAAGAATAATTAGCCCTATACATGACGTTCCATTG AATGGTTTCGTGAATTCCCTTGCATTCGCAAAATCTGGGCGTTTCCTTGTTGCTGGAGTGGGACAG GAGCCTCGTCTGGGAAGATGGGACCGCATTTCTGATGCACAAAATGGGGTTGTGCTGCAACCAATCAAGCTCATGGTATAA